A DNA window from Streptomyces sp. B21-083 contains the following coding sequences:
- a CDS encoding putative leader peptide — protein MVSYDVSEKTPGTLLLVARLHVDLCRLASAIC, from the coding sequence ATGGTTTCCTACGACGTGAGCGAGAAGACGCCGGGCACCCTGCTGCTCGTGGCGCGGCTGCACGTCGACCTGTGCAGGCTGGCAAGCGCCATCTGTTGA
- the clpS gene encoding ATP-dependent Clp protease adapter ClpS — translation MTSPAPVEIERTEPAEETFAVPEPDVPWVTIVHNDPVNLMSYVTYVFQTYFGYPKDKATKLMMDVHHKGRAVVSSGSREEMERDVQAMHGYGLWATLQQDRK, via the coding sequence GTGACGTCACCCGCTCCCGTAGAGATCGAACGCACCGAACCGGCGGAGGAGACCTTCGCCGTACCCGAGCCCGACGTCCCCTGGGTCACCATCGTCCACAACGACCCGGTCAACCTCATGAGCTATGTGACCTACGTCTTCCAGACGTACTTCGGCTACCCGAAGGACAAGGCCACCAAGCTCATGATGGACGTCCACCACAAGGGCCGGGCGGTCGTCTCCAGCGGCAGCCGCGAAGAGATGGAACGCGACGTGCAGGCCATGCACGGCTACGGTCTGTGGGCCACCCTCCAGCAGGACCGGAAGTAG
- a CDS encoding M67 family metallopeptidase gives MLTITQALVDQIVAHARKDHPDEACGVVAGPAGSDRPERFIPMLNAAMSPTFYEFDSGDLLKLYREMDDRDEEPVVIYHSHTATEAHPSRTDISYANEPGAHYVLVSTADTDGLGEFQFRSFRIVEGEVTEEEVSVVETY, from the coding sequence ATGCTGACCATCACCCAGGCCCTCGTCGACCAGATCGTCGCCCACGCGCGCAAGGACCACCCCGACGAGGCGTGCGGCGTCGTCGCCGGCCCGGCGGGCTCCGACCGCCCCGAGCGCTTCATCCCGATGCTGAACGCGGCCATGTCGCCCACGTTCTACGAGTTCGACTCCGGGGATCTGCTCAAGCTGTACCGCGAGATGGACGACCGTGACGAGGAGCCGGTGGTCATCTACCACTCCCACACGGCGACCGAGGCCCACCCCTCCCGTACCGACATCTCCTACGCCAACGAGCCCGGCGCCCACTACGTCCTGGTGTCCACGGCCGACACGGACGGCCTCGGGGAGTTCCAGTTCCGCTCGTTCCGGATCGTCGAGGGAGAGGTGACGGAGGAGGAGGTCAGCGTCGTGGAGACGTACTGA
- a CDS encoding DUF2017 domain-containing protein, producing the protein MPGHFEPLPGGGAAVALDDVEISIIRSLAVQLLELIGPGPGEDAPDDPLAELFAEGPSEPPSDPVLRRLFPDAYGDPVDVPSSPEQAEEQREYSSEFRRFTENDLRTGKRETALAVIRSLDALSPAGDGGAVLKLTHEESRQWLGALNDLRLAIGSRLDVVDEEDTDLLYRLPDEDPRKPMVMAYLWLGGLQETLVSTLMP; encoded by the coding sequence ATGCCAGGACACTTCGAACCGCTCCCCGGCGGCGGCGCGGCCGTCGCGCTCGACGACGTCGAGATCTCCATCATCCGGTCGCTGGCCGTCCAGCTCCTGGAGCTGATCGGCCCCGGCCCCGGCGAGGACGCCCCCGACGACCCGCTCGCCGAGCTGTTCGCCGAGGGCCCGAGCGAGCCCCCCTCCGACCCGGTGCTCAGGCGCCTGTTCCCGGACGCCTACGGTGACCCCGTCGACGTACCGTCGTCGCCGGAACAGGCGGAGGAACAGCGGGAGTACTCCTCCGAGTTCCGCCGGTTCACCGAGAACGACCTGCGGACCGGCAAGCGGGAGACCGCCCTCGCGGTGATCCGCTCACTGGACGCGCTGTCGCCGGCGGGCGACGGGGGCGCGGTGCTCAAGCTGACGCACGAGGAGTCCCGGCAATGGCTCGGCGCGCTCAACGACCTGCGCCTGGCGATCGGCTCCCGGCTCGACGTCGTCGACGAGGAGGACACCGACCTCCTCTACCGGCTCCCGGACGAGGACCCGCGCAAGCCGATGGTGATGGCGTACCTGTGGCTGGGAGGGCTGCAGGAGACGCTCGTGTCGACCTTGATGCCCTGA